cgtCAAATCGGAAACGAAATTGCTCACACAATCACAGACGAGTACTCGCTTGATCACTCTTTACAGTCCAATGTGAATTAGTCGCGAGTTTCACCTTGGGTTGAACTCGGCTGCTCCCACAATGCAACGGTTCGCCAAACAAAAGTACGTACACACTTGGTCGGCGATCGTACGCTTTATTGGCCTCTGGCTCGTCACAACTTGAGGTACGCCGGCACGGAGTAGTTAAATAAGAGGAAGTCCATGCGGAAGAGGTTATACAGCTTCTTCTGATAGAAGGGGCTGATGTTGAGGAAAAGCTGCGCCGCCACCTCTCCCGTAGTCCTGGCGCTCTTGGACGAGGCAGGAAATCGAACCCGATCCTCCACGCCGGCCAGCCGTAGCACGTAGCTGGAGTCCTGCTCCAGCGTCTCGTATTTGCCCACCACGTCGTAGTGGATGAGGCAGGGGTGGCACAGCGAGTGCACCCGCTCCCAGTGCTCGTTGAAGGGTTCCTCCATCTGGGTGGCCGGGTCCACCAGGTAATACACAAACTCATCGAAGGAGACGTCGTGGCCGTTCTCCAGAGCGTCCGGCTGCGGGTTGGCCCTGTGCCGGCGTACGATCTTGGTGCCGTATCGTTTGTGGAAAGCCGTGTTGTAGCTCCGCGTGAATTTGTTGCGGTAAGCGGACACCAGCCGCTCGAACGGCTCGCGTACGAACACAAACTTCAAGTAGGAGCGCAAGCGCTGGTTGATCTGGGAAGCCGAGTACTCGGACAAGGTGCGCAGGTTTCCCGGGACGTGGGCCTCGTTCGCCGGTATCTCCAGCGGGTCTCGGCGGGATCCGGCCGCGCCGGTCAGGACCATGAGTACTCGCTTCCAGTTGGTGCAGGCCACTTTGGGTACGTAGCAGTACAGCAAACCGTGCTGGTCATCCACGATGACGTGCTTAAGGTCTTCCGGGATAAGGACGCGACGCTTTCGGGTGTAGGAGCGGCAGGCTTCCTCTAAAAACTCCCGTCGGCCTTGATGGATGGCCTGTACTGCTGACTCGGCCTAcaaaagggggcggggcggagaaaaacattttctttagaAAAAACTGTAACCTTTCAGTGAGCGAACGAACACTCTAGTAGGAGTTATTTGGGATCTCGGCAAAAGATCGTAATCTTAGTAGACCAAAAACACGCTAAGCAAGAGCACGCGCAATCTGTTAGCGTGAAACGTGCAATTCTGCAGCCGGTATTTTGATATTGGAGTAAAGCGGGCGAGTGCCTGTGCTGCAACATGtaaaacaggcatgtccaaagtccggcccgggggccaaatccggcccgcggtcgaatttcatccggccctcggcccctgtcataaaatcagtgccgtccggcccgcaggttgggcgcaatggaacacgtgttgcattgactgaggtctcgtagactggtgagtgatgtttcatagagtactgcttccctctagtggctaaatgagtaatagcattcactaaatgagtaatagcattcagacactagagggcatcactcacgagttaacaagacatcactccgtgtttatattgactgatatgtcatatttcaaaggatccttgcagttgtggatatgtgtattgcttgttcctttccctgttgttcgagtcaaagattttgtgactattgaaaagtcatggtgatacattttatgtttcaaaccGTTAAAATAACATTCATAGTGTCGTAACGCGCCGCTCTCAAAAGTACAACTTGTCCTTGGTGTGACACAAACAACCGATTTACTTCTTTCATTTGCTTTTAGCCTGCTGGACTGCCATGCCAAGATCTGCGCACATCTCACTTCTTTTGTTTCCAAAAGAGTCCAAAAGTAGAGTCATTTGATTTAAATCATTTAATGGTTTGTTTGGAAGCATCTTTTTCTTGACGTTATCTCCAAATGCctaagtcaaatcaagtcaagagtatttctcgagcactttcaaacagccatcgccgcatacaaagtgctgtacatgg
The DNA window shown above is from Hippocampus zosterae strain Florida chromosome 9, ASM2543408v3, whole genome shotgun sequence and carries:
- the LOC127608099 gene encoding carbohydrate sulfotransferase 11-like, giving the protein MRKSKIIRMLFALSLGCFLMVIFYFNSNLKPASASEQLGERSDGQKPRRSPLQTLYGGDQAESAVQAIHQGRREFLEEACRSYTRKRRVLIPEDLKHVIVDDQHGLLYCYVPKVACTNWKRVLMVLTGAAGSRRDPLEIPANEAHVPGNLRTLSEYSASQINQRLRSYLKFVFVREPFERLVSAYRNKFTRSYNTAFHKRYGTKIVRRHRANPQPDALENGHDVSFDEFVYYLVDPATQMEEPFNEHWERVHSLCHPCLIHYDVVGKYETLEQDSSYVLRLAGVEDRVRFPASSKSARTTGEVAAQLFLNISPFYQKKLYNLFRMDFLLFNYSVPAYLKL